A window of Actinomycetota bacterium contains these coding sequences:
- a CDS encoding deoxyribonuclease IV, whose amino-acid sequence MLFGAHLSVSGGYDATVEYAQHVGAECMQVFAKSPRQWHGKPIDPDAAARFAELRAESGFGPLFTHTAYLLNLASDDPVLWHRSVGALADEMTRGRLLQASGVVLHVGADRTDDPAAAADRVARGIREAFALCDCTHPETRLLLENTAGAGHTFGGSFEEMGWVLDLLGKERVLVGVCLDTCHAHAYGHDLATPLAWDALLAEIEQACGSGALGLIHANDCMFERGSHRDRHAWIGEGTLGEAAFDAMVCAPAAHSMCVVTEMPGEVPEKDVVNIERLKALRTRCDA is encoded by the coding sequence ATGCTCTTTGGCGCGCACCTCTCGGTCTCAGGCGGATACGATGCGACCGTCGAGTATGCGCAGCACGTCGGCGCCGAGTGCATGCAGGTCTTCGCGAAGAGCCCGCGACAGTGGCACGGCAAGCCGATCGACCCCGACGCGGCCGCCCGGTTCGCGGAACTCCGAGCAGAATCCGGGTTCGGGCCGCTCTTTACCCACACCGCCTACCTGCTGAACCTGGCAAGCGACGACCCTGTTCTGTGGCATCGCTCCGTGGGTGCGCTCGCCGATGAAATGACGCGGGGGCGCCTTCTCCAGGCCTCCGGTGTCGTGCTTCACGTGGGAGCGGACCGCACTGACGACCCGGCGGCGGCGGCCGACCGCGTGGCACGCGGCATCCGCGAGGCGTTCGCGCTGTGCGACTGCACGCACCCCGAGACTCGGCTGCTTCTCGAGAACACGGCCGGAGCGGGTCACACTTTCGGAGGCTCGTTCGAGGAGATGGGGTGGGTGCTCGATCTCCTTGGCAAAGAGCGCGTGCTCGTAGGGGTATGCCTGGATACCTGTCACGCCCATGCGTACGGGCACGACCTGGCCACGCCTCTCGCGTGGGATGCGCTGCTCGCCGAGATCGAGCAGGCGTGTGGCTCGGGCGCGCTCGGCCTGATCCATGCCAACGACTGCATGTTCGAGCGCGGCTCGCACCGCGACCGGCACGCGTGGATCGGGGAGGGTACACTCGGCGAAGCCGCATTCGATGCGATGGTCTGCGCACCCGCGGCACACTCGATGTGTGTGGTCACCGAAATGCCTGGGGAAGTACCTGAGAAGGATGTCGTGAATATCGAACGCTTGAAGGCGCTTCGGACGCGCTGTGACGCGTAA